One window of the Rhodococcus sovatensis genome contains the following:
- a CDS encoding amino acid permease, giving the protein MSDSVDTTYDNSAMDHEEEGYHKGLKPRQLQMIAIGGAIGTGLFLGAGARLESAGPGLFLAYALCGLFVFFILRALGELVLHRPSSGSFVSYAREFFGEKAAFVAGWMYFLNWAMTAIVDVTAIATYMHYWGSFEVIPQWVIALIALVLVMSLNLISVRWFGEMEFWAAMIKVIALVTFLIVGIVFLAGRIPVGTEMPGISLITDNGGLFPSGAWPLVIVISGVVFAYAAVELVGTAAGETENPAKIMPRAINSVIARIALFYVGSLVLLALLLPYTAYSAGTSPFVTFFSSIGLGGAGTIMNIVVLTAALSSLNAGLYSTGRILRSMAMNGSAPEFTKKMTKGGVPFGGILLTCFITLFGVALNAIAPGEAFEIVLNMSALGIIASWATIVLCQIQLYRWSKKGILERPKFRLFGAPYTSYATLVFLFGVLVLMAFDAPIGSWTIATLVVIIPALIGGWYLVRAKVLAVAEERLGYTGNYPVVANRPLEDDEFNT; this is encoded by the coding sequence ATGTCCGATTCGGTCGACACCACCTACGACAACTCGGCGATGGACCACGAGGAGGAGGGCTATCACAAAGGCCTGAAGCCCCGTCAGCTTCAGATGATCGCGATCGGCGGAGCCATCGGTACCGGTCTATTCCTCGGAGCCGGCGCACGACTCGAAAGCGCAGGCCCCGGCCTCTTCCTCGCCTATGCCTTATGCGGGCTCTTCGTCTTCTTCATCCTCCGCGCCCTCGGAGAGTTGGTACTGCATCGTCCGTCGTCGGGATCGTTCGTCTCCTACGCTCGCGAGTTCTTCGGCGAGAAGGCGGCCTTCGTCGCGGGCTGGATGTACTTCCTGAACTGGGCGATGACAGCCATCGTCGACGTCACCGCCATTGCGACGTACATGCACTACTGGGGCTCGTTCGAGGTGATCCCGCAGTGGGTCATCGCACTCATTGCGCTGGTTCTCGTCATGAGCCTCAACCTCATCTCCGTCAGGTGGTTCGGTGAGATGGAGTTCTGGGCGGCGATGATCAAGGTGATCGCGCTCGTGACGTTCCTGATCGTGGGCATAGTCTTCCTCGCCGGACGCATTCCAGTCGGGACCGAGATGCCTGGAATCAGCCTGATCACCGACAACGGCGGGTTGTTCCCGTCGGGTGCGTGGCCGCTGGTCATCGTCATCTCGGGTGTCGTCTTCGCCTATGCAGCCGTCGAGCTCGTCGGTACGGCCGCAGGTGAGACAGAGAACCCTGCCAAGATCATGCCCCGGGCCATCAATTCGGTCATCGCCCGCATCGCACTGTTCTATGTCGGCTCCCTCGTCCTGCTCGCACTGCTCCTCCCCTACACCGCGTACTCGGCGGGCACGTCTCCGTTCGTGACGTTCTTCTCGAGCATCGGCCTCGGCGGCGCAGGCACGATCATGAACATCGTCGTGCTGACAGCCGCGTTGTCGAGCCTCAATGCGGGTCTGTATTCGACGGGTCGAATCCTGCGTTCGATGGCGATGAACGGCAGCGCCCCCGAATTCACCAAGAAGATGACCAAGGGCGGCGTGCCCTTCGGAGGCATTCTGCTGACCTGCTTCATCACACTGTTCGGCGTCGCCCTCAATGCAATCGCGCCGGGTGAGGCATTCGAGATCGTGCTGAACATGTCAGCCCTGGGCATCATCGCGAGCTGGGCAACGATCGTGCTTTGCCAGATCCAGCTCTACCGATGGTCCAAGAAGGGAATCCTCGAACGACCGAAGTTCCGGCTGTTCGGCGCCCCCTACACCAGTTACGCGACGCTGGTGTTCCTGTTCGGTGTCCTCGTGCTGATGGCATTCGACGCACCGATCGGTTCGTGGACCATCGCGACACTCGTCGTCATCATCCCGGCGCTCATCGGCGGCTGGTACCTGGTCCGTGCCAAGGTCCTCGCGGTGGCCGAAGAGCGTCTCGGGTACACCGGCAACTACCCTGTCGTCGCCAACAGGCCACTCGAGGACGACGAATTCAACACCTGA
- a CDS encoding serine/threonine-protein kinase produces MTRGRLVPGDSFAGYTVERLLGVGGMSEVYLVAGRETLKILNSEASQSERLRAKFVGEAEIAGRLHHPNIVSVHAHGECEGQLWMSMHYVEGYSAARLVARGQIALEPVRAARIISEVAKGLDYAHSCGILHRDVKPSNILISTEARPDGYEQVLLSDWGIARLLDDSTPLATGGTVMASIRYAAPELLRGETLTAATDIYALGATLVELLTGKPPYPLSTALAITDAHLNASPPVVTERRTTLRKGLNGVVATALAKDPGDRYSTCKELSDAVARALAAPAPEPPPRRSPFGAGLRGVLRRYH; encoded by the coding sequence GTGACGCGCGGCCGCCTGGTGCCGGGTGATTCCTTCGCCGGGTACACCGTCGAGCGTCTGCTCGGGGTAGGCGGCATGAGCGAGGTGTACCTGGTTGCGGGCCGTGAGACGCTCAAAATCCTCAACAGTGAAGCCTCGCAGAGCGAACGGCTTCGAGCCAAGTTCGTCGGCGAAGCCGAGATCGCGGGGAGGCTGCACCATCCGAACATCGTGTCGGTGCACGCGCACGGAGAGTGCGAAGGCCAGTTGTGGATGTCGATGCACTACGTCGAGGGTTACAGCGCAGCACGTTTGGTGGCGCGGGGACAGATCGCGTTGGAGCCGGTCCGTGCAGCCCGCATCATCAGCGAAGTGGCAAAGGGGCTCGATTACGCCCACTCGTGCGGCATTCTTCACCGTGATGTGAAGCCGTCGAATATTCTGATCAGCACCGAAGCGCGGCCGGACGGATACGAGCAGGTCCTGTTGTCCGACTGGGGTATTGCGAGGCTACTCGACGATTCGACGCCGCTCGCGACTGGTGGGACCGTCATGGCGTCCATTCGATACGCCGCCCCCGAGTTGCTGAGAGGGGAGACGCTGACGGCGGCGACGGATATCTATGCGCTCGGAGCGACGCTGGTGGAACTGCTCACCGGAAAGCCGCCCTACCCGTTGTCGACCGCGCTGGCGATCACGGATGCTCACCTCAACGCATCTCCTCCCGTGGTGACCGAGCGTCGAACGACGCTGAGGAAGGGGCTGAACGGGGTCGTCGCGACAGCGTTGGCGAAGGACCCAGGGGACCGGTATTCGACGTGCAAGGAACTGAGCGACGCGGTTGCCCGTGCGCTTGCCGCCCCCGCTCCCGAACCCCCGCCCCGGAGGTCTCCCTTCGGGGCGGGGCTGCGAGGCGTTCTACGCCGATATCACTAG
- a CDS encoding BCCT family transporter, whose protein sequence is MSSEKKPNAVKEAWAGLRKPVFIPASIIIFAMIAFSVIFARTAEGAFESLNAAITDGVGWWYILSATGFVVFAIYCGVSRVGNIRLGRDDEKPEFGVLSWFAMLFSAGMGIGLVFYGVAEPLSHYVVPPEAGGVAGSTDPAANQAMELTLFHWGLHAWAIYVVVGLGLAYMTYRKGRPLSIRWLLEPLLGRKRIEGPIGHAIDTIAIVGTLFGVATSLGFGVQQISAGLEYLGWVDTNNWSTVILIVFVTGLATFSVVSGVSKGLKWLSNINMGMAAGLALFVLILGPTLFLLQSWVQNLGGYAQALPELMLRTSPFSDDGWAGSWTIFYWGWWMSWAPFVGMFIARISRGRTIREFVFGVLLAPTVIGSLWFTIFGDAGILRQREQGDMLVDGAVDTNTSLFQLLDGLPLGIITSVLAILVIVFFFVTSSDSGSLVIDILSTGGDLDTPKITRMYWSVLEGVVAAILLLIGGAGSLTALQTMSIATAVPFSIILVLACVSMLKAFRYDVATTPRYVRVTQTSTATDSEEPVDIPSTTSGEAVRTPKRFRGAGISSTFAGLSPSRVGVPESNEGDVVLAVHEVHSESLEVHPETGEVEYSASSGPVDPLGGEVFDTQEFADSHEGQTHPNS, encoded by the coding sequence GTGAGTTCAGAAAAGAAGCCCAACGCAGTCAAGGAAGCGTGGGCTGGCCTTCGTAAGCCAGTTTTCATCCCAGCGTCCATCATCATCTTCGCGATGATCGCGTTCTCCGTCATCTTCGCGAGAACAGCCGAAGGCGCCTTCGAATCGCTCAACGCCGCAATCACCGATGGTGTCGGGTGGTGGTACATCCTCAGCGCAACCGGGTTCGTGGTCTTCGCCATCTACTGCGGCGTGAGTCGTGTCGGCAATATCCGGCTCGGTCGCGACGACGAGAAGCCTGAATTCGGAGTGCTGTCGTGGTTCGCGATGCTGTTCAGCGCAGGCATGGGCATCGGTCTGGTGTTCTACGGCGTTGCCGAGCCTCTGTCGCATTATGTCGTTCCGCCTGAGGCCGGGGGTGTCGCAGGGTCGACCGATCCCGCTGCCAATCAGGCGATGGAGCTGACACTCTTCCACTGGGGTCTGCATGCGTGGGCCATCTACGTCGTCGTCGGACTCGGCCTTGCCTACATGACCTACCGCAAGGGACGTCCGCTCTCCATCCGCTGGCTTCTCGAGCCACTGCTGGGACGTAAGCGGATCGAAGGTCCGATCGGACACGCGATCGACACCATCGCAATTGTCGGTACGTTGTTCGGCGTCGCTACCTCGCTCGGATTCGGCGTCCAGCAGATTTCTGCAGGACTGGAGTACCTCGGGTGGGTCGATACCAACAACTGGTCCACTGTCATTCTCATTGTGTTCGTGACCGGCCTCGCGACGTTCTCCGTTGTGTCCGGTGTCTCCAAGGGACTCAAGTGGCTGTCCAATATCAACATGGGGATGGCTGCAGGCCTTGCGCTGTTCGTCCTGATTCTCGGACCGACGCTGTTTCTCCTGCAGTCCTGGGTTCAGAACCTCGGCGGTTATGCCCAAGCGCTCCCCGAGCTGATGCTGCGCACCTCGCCCTTCTCCGACGACGGCTGGGCCGGTTCTTGGACCATCTTCTACTGGGGATGGTGGATGAGCTGGGCGCCGTTCGTCGGCATGTTCATCGCCCGTATCTCGCGCGGTCGCACCATTCGCGAGTTCGTGTTCGGCGTGCTTCTGGCACCGACCGTCATCGGCTCACTGTGGTTCACCATCTTCGGTGACGCCGGCATTCTCCGGCAGCGCGAACAGGGTGACATGCTCGTCGACGGAGCAGTCGATACCAACACCAGCCTCTTCCAGCTGCTCGACGGGCTCCCGCTGGGGATCATCACCAGCGTGCTGGCCATTCTGGTCATCGTGTTCTTCTTCGTGACGTCGTCGGACTCGGGTTCGCTCGTCATCGACATCCTCTCCACCGGAGGCGATCTCGATACCCCGAAGATCACTCGGATGTATTGGTCGGTTCTCGAAGGCGTCGTCGCAGCGATTCTGCTTCTGATCGGCGGGGCCGGCTCTCTCACTGCCCTGCAGACGATGTCGATCGCGACGGCTGTACCCTTCTCGATCATTCTGGTATTGGCCTGTGTGTCCATGCTCAAGGCGTTCCGCTACGACGTCGCGACGACGCCACGTTACGTACGGGTCACCCAGACCTCGACGGCGACCGATTCCGAAGAACCCGTCGACATTCCGTCGACGACGTCGGGCGAAGCCGTTCGAACCCCCAAACGCTTTCGGGGAGCTGGGATCTCGTCGACGTTCGCAGGCCTGAGTCCGTCACGGGTGGGAGTCCCCGAGTCCAACGAGGGCGACGTTGTGCTCGCGGTGCACGAGGTGCACAGCGAGTCGCTGGAAGTGCATCCGGAGACCGGAGAAGTCGAGTACTCGGCGAGCAGCGGACCTGTGGATCCGCTGGGCGGAGAGGTGTTCGACACCCAGGAGTTCGCGGATTCCCATGAGGGACAAACGCACCCGAACTCGTAG
- the groL gene encoding chaperonin GroEL (60 kDa chaperone family; promotes refolding of misfolded polypeptides especially under stressful conditions; forms two stacked rings of heptamers to form a barrel-shaped 14mer; ends can be capped by GroES; misfolded proteins enter the barrel where they are refolded when GroES binds), with product MAKIIAFDEEARRGLERGLNALADAVKVTLGPKGRNVVLEKKWGAPTITNDGVSIAKEIELEDPYEKIGAELVKEVAKKTDDVAGDGTTTATVLAQALVREGLRNVAAGANPLGLKRGIEKAVAAVTESLLASAKEIDTKEQIAATAGISAGDPSIGELIAEAMDKVGKEGVITVEESNTFGLQLELTEGMRFDKGYISAYFATDAERQEAVLEDAYILLVSSKISTVKDLLPLLEKVIQSGKPLVIIAEDVEGEALSTLVVNKIRGTFKSVAVKAPGFGDRRKAQLADIAILTGGEVISEEVGLSLETAGLELLGQARKVVITKDETTIVEGSGDSDAIAGRVSQIRAEIENSDSDYDREKLQERLAKLAGGVAVIKAGAATEVELKERKHRIEDAVRNAKAAVEEGIVAGGGVALLQAAPALDNLKLDGDEATGVNIVRVALSAPLKQIAFNAGLEPGVVADKVSNLPAGHGLNAATNEYEDLLAAGINDPVKVTRSALQNAASIAALFLTTEAVVADKPEKAGAPAGDPTGGMGGMDF from the coding sequence ATGGCCAAGATCATCGCGTTCGACGAAGAGGCACGCCGTGGCCTCGAGCGAGGACTCAACGCCCTCGCCGACGCAGTAAAGGTGACGTTGGGACCCAAGGGTCGCAACGTCGTGCTCGAGAAGAAGTGGGGAGCTCCCACGATCACCAACGATGGTGTTTCCATCGCCAAGGAGATCGAGCTCGAAGATCCCTACGAGAAGATCGGTGCCGAGCTCGTCAAGGAGGTCGCCAAGAAGACTGACGACGTCGCAGGCGACGGCACCACCACCGCTACCGTTCTCGCTCAGGCACTCGTTCGTGAAGGCCTGCGCAACGTCGCAGCCGGCGCGAACCCGCTCGGCCTCAAGCGCGGCATCGAGAAGGCTGTTGCAGCCGTCACCGAGTCGCTGCTGGCTTCCGCCAAGGAGATCGACACCAAGGAGCAGATCGCTGCTACCGCTGGCATCTCCGCAGGCGACCCGTCCATCGGCGAGCTCATCGCCGAGGCAATGGACAAGGTCGGCAAGGAAGGCGTCATCACGGTCGAGGAGTCCAACACCTTCGGCCTGCAGCTCGAACTGACCGAGGGCATGCGCTTCGACAAGGGCTACATCTCGGCATACTTCGCCACCGATGCAGAGCGTCAGGAAGCCGTCCTCGAAGACGCGTACATCCTGCTCGTCAGCTCCAAGATCTCCACGGTCAAGGACCTGCTGCCGCTGCTGGAGAAGGTCATCCAGTCGGGCAAGCCGCTCGTCATCATCGCCGAGGACGTCGAGGGCGAAGCTCTCTCCACCCTCGTGGTGAACAAGATCCGTGGCACCTTCAAGTCCGTTGCCGTCAAGGCTCCCGGATTCGGTGACCGTCGCAAGGCGCAGCTCGCCGACATCGCCATCCTCACCGGTGGCGAGGTCATCAGCGAAGAGGTCGGCCTCTCCCTGGAGACCGCCGGACTCGAGTTGCTCGGTCAGGCACGCAAGGTCGTCATCACCAAGGACGAGACCACCATCGTCGAGGGCTCGGGCGACTCCGACGCCATCGCCGGTCGTGTCAGCCAGATCCGCGCCGAGATCGAGAACTCCGATTCCGACTACGACCGTGAGAAGCTGCAGGAGCGCCTGGCCAAGCTGGCCGGTGGCGTTGCAGTCATCAAGGCCGGAGCGGCAACCGAGGTCGAGCTCAAGGAGCGCAAGCACCGTATCGAAGATGCTGTGCGAAACGCCAAGGCAGCCGTCGAAGAAGGCATCGTCGCCGGTGGCGGCGTGGCTCTGCTCCAGGCAGCGCCTGCACTCGACAACCTCAAGCTCGACGGTGACGAGGCAACCGGCGTGAACATCGTTCGCGTCGCGCTGTCCGCTCCGCTCAAGCAGATCGCATTCAACGCAGGCCTCGAGCCCGGCGTTGTCGCGGACAAGGTCTCCAACCTGCCCGCAGGTCACGGCCTCAATGCCGCGACCAACGAGTACGAGGACCTGCTCGCTGCAGGCATCAACGACCCGGTCAAGGTCACCCGCTCGGCACTGCAGAACGCAGCGTCCATCGCGGCTCTGTTCCTCACCACCGAGGCCGTCGTCGCCGACAAGCCAGAGAAGGCCGGAGCGCCCGCGGGCGACCCGACCGGTGGCATGGGCGGCATGGACTTCTGA
- a CDS encoding putative quinol monooxygenase, whose amino-acid sequence MIFITAKFKVKPEHADNWPEISRDFTEACQAEEGCLWYFWSRTLDDPTEYVLVEGFKDPDAGATHVNSAHFKQAQKDLPQYLQETPKIISQEVDGTDWNELGELAVE is encoded by the coding sequence TTGATCTTCATCACCGCCAAGTTCAAAGTGAAGCCCGAGCATGCCGACAACTGGCCTGAGATCTCACGCGACTTCACCGAAGCCTGCCAGGCCGAGGAAGGCTGCCTGTGGTATTTCTGGTCGCGCACTCTCGACGACCCCACCGAGTACGTCCTGGTGGAGGGTTTCAAGGATCCCGATGCCGGTGCCACACACGTGAACTCGGCGCACTTCAAGCAGGCCCAGAAGGATCTCCCGCAGTACCTGCAGGAGACGCCGAAAATCATCAGCCAGGAGGTCGACGGGACCGACTGGAACGAATTGGGCGAACTCGCAGTCGAATAG